TAGGTTTGGGACGATATGGGGGCGGACTGGCAAACTACCTTCTTCAGCGGAATAAATCCATATTGGGAGTTGATTTTGACCCCGGTAATCTTGATAAATGGCACAAACAGGGAGTAACCGTATTATATGGTGACATTACCGACCCGGAAATGTGTGAACATTTACCATTAAATAGTGTACATTGGATAGTCAGTACAGTACGATCAAGAGAGATGAATATAACCCTTGTCAGACATCTCAAAGAAAATAAGTTTGAAGGGAAAATAGCCTTGACAGCTTCCAGTGAAAAAGAAGCCGGTGAATTTGAAAATGCCGGAATTAATCTTGTATTGCGACCCCTTGCCGATGCAGCAGAGCAAGCGGGAGATACTTTAACTTATGCGATGGACGTCCTTCCCGAAAATCTAAATTGGCCCATTTCTTTTTTAGAAGTACGTATACGCCCGGATACTAATGTCACGGGACAAACCATAAGAGACATTTCGTTGAGACCAATGACGGGAGTATCTATTCTTGCTGTCAGGCGGAGTGGACATGTATATTTTGAGCCGGAACCGGATTTCAGGATTTCTTCAGGTGATCGTCTGCTTATTGTTGGAACTCCTGCCTGGTTAAAGGAGGCCGAAAGGTTACTCCATCAGTATGAAATGATTAAAGACAAGAAAGACGAAGCCCGATTTGAAGTTGCGGAAATAAGAGTTGCTCATGACTCCAAACTTGCAGAAAGATCATTAGCGGAACTCAGTTTTCGTCAAAAGTATAAAGTTACCCTGATTGGAATCCGGAGAGGTGAAAATCAAATAACTAAAATAGAGCCTTCAGAACGATTATTTGCCGGGGATTGCCTCTTTGTTATCGGAACCATCGAGGCGATTCACAACCTTAAGAAACAAGCACCTTTATAACGCGATGTTAAGTACTTTACCGGGCAAGTTGTGTCAATAAAAGCAAGAATTTGACCGGTAAGGATAGACGATTATTCCTTAATATGGACATCCCGCTGCGGGAAAGGTATTCTTACGCCGTTTTCCTTGAATTTTAGGTTGATTGAAAACCGCAGGTCGCTTTTGATATTTTCTACCCGAAAAGCATTGTTGGTCCAGAAATACAACTGAAAGTCAAGCGAAGAATTTCCAAAATCGTAAAACCGCACAAAGGGTTTGGGTGTATCTGTAATTCCCTCATGTTCATAAGCACATTCTTCAAGTATTTTTTTAACAAGCTCCACATCCGATCCATAGGCTACCCCCACCCCCACATAAAACCTGGTGCGCTGTTCAATGATACTCCAGTTGATTACATTTTCCTCTATAAATTTTGAATTGGGAATGATCAGAATGATGTTGTCGCGGCTTTCGATCTTGGTGGTGCGGAAGCCAATTTCCTTCACGATACCGATAATTCCATCAAGCTCTACCACATCCCCCAACTTAAGATTGCCTTCAAACAATAGAAACAAGCCTGAAATAAGGTCCTTAAATACCTGTTGCAGGCCAAGTCCAACACCGATCAGCAGGGCTGTGGACCCGGCCAGGAGTAAAGTAATTTTTATGCCAACGGTATCCAGGATCAGAAATATAACAATAATCCATATAAGATATTTAACGAGTTGAAATACCGCAAAGCCTTTTGTTTGATCCCCGGCTCTTTTAAAAAGGGATTTTTTAAATAGGCGTTTGAGGCCCCACAATATCGCAAGAGTAACCCCAACTATAACAAAAGCCATAACGAGATCATATAAAGTAATCGTCAAATTACTTGTTTCTACTAGCTTATAGCTTAATATAGAGTTTAAAACCACCATAAAATGTCTTTATTCTTTCTCAAAATTTTCTTTAAGTATTTGTCTGAGCCGGTTCGGTCCGATATTGGTTTCAAGCTCACCATGTTTCGCAAAAGAAATGGCTCCTGTTTCTTCCGATACCACAATGACCACTGCATCGGTTCGTTCCGTCAGTCCTATGGCAGCTCTGTGGCGCATACCAAACCGGGGAGGAAGATCCACCCTTTCAGAAGTAGGCAATGCACAGCTTGCAGCAATGATCTTATCTTTACGGATGATCACAGAACCATCATGCAAAGGATTGTTCTTAAAAAAAATGCTCTGCAGCAAACGATTGGATGTATCCGCATTAATAATCACCCCCGTTTTTTCATAATGATTCAGGTTATCCCTCCGGGCTATCGCAATAAGGGCGCCCGTTTTAAAGGCCGACATATCCGTACAGGCTTTTACGAT
This window of the Bacteroidales bacterium genome carries:
- a CDS encoding mechanosensitive ion channel encodes the protein MAFVIVGVTLAILWGLKRLFKKSLFKRAGDQTKGFAVFQLVKYLIWIIVIFLILDTVGIKITLLLAGSTALLIGVGLGLQQVFKDLISGLFLLFEGNLKLGDVVELDGIIGIVKEIGFRTTKIESRDNIILIIPNSKFIEENVINWSIIEQRTRFYVGVGVAYGSDVELVKKILEECAYEHEGITDTPKPFVRFYDFGNSSLDFQLYFWTNNAFRVENIKSDLRFSINLKFKENGVRIPFPQRDVHIKE
- the cdaA gene encoding diadenylate cyclase CdaA, whose amino-acid sequence is MIAGFITIRILDILDILLVAFLLYQFYNLIKGTVAINIFVGIFSLYLLWLIVRALDMELLSSILGQVIGGGLIALIIVFQQEIRRFLLIVGSRYISNYQFSLANLFSLKTKAKPRIKTTEIVKACTDMSAFKTGALIAIARRDNLNHYEKTGVIINADTSNRLLQSIFFKNNPLHDGSVIIRKDKIIAASCALPTSERVDLPPRFGMRHRAAIGLTERTDAVVIVVSEETGAISFAKHGELETNIGPNRLRQILKENFEKE